The following coding sequences lie in one Thalassoglobus polymorphus genomic window:
- a CDS encoding NB-ARC domain-containing protein produces MNHVAIEQVLARAERAKSDSDHAYFFALLYAAEALAKTIVIGIVASIADDKDRNRYRLEHQLVRADGLGDWGRMIEDALTGPASQYLLNEASEERRELTQACKAGTWQYDAVSAFKNALDHLGIQAEDVPIKSDMKRWFRLFATLRNKTRGHGATQTERVTIAAQHIRQSIDLVYQNFSLFRRPWAHLYRNLNGKYRVSGITEDTTEFDFLKRTQDQIYPNGVYLYMGAPRPIVLMKTDSELRDFYFANGGLKARKYEMLSYVTDDKKDGDGAKFLTPPGVLPPSETQGHGELLPQGNCFSNVPDLVSDYVSRPKLEDELSRLLLDDKRPIVTLVGRGGIGKTSLAMEVIKRLYDESRYEAIVWLSSRDVDLHLTGPKPVRPLVFSPEDMSEFYAELVLSQEEINVKGFNARSHFEQQLQQCDIGPCLFVFDNFETTQNPIEMFNWIDSFIRLPNKVLITTRLREFKGDYPVDVLGMEDGEARTLIRNTASSLLVKDLINEDYINKLVGHSEGHPYVIKILLGEVAKNRLAKNIPRLVAGSDDILTALFERTYVALSPCSQRAFLTLSAWNSPVPRLALEAVLFRSTEERREVEQGIESLLQYSMAELYEAPEDKQEFISIPLVAHVFGKKKLNISPSKVAIEADVEILQMLGPSRRDDVHVGLARRLEMFIRNVSKRIEAGASYDSYSAILEAICRSYNAGWLLLARWHMEERTQEGYELAKKELRHFLENGPPNEEAAEAWRLLGQACYQTGDQLGDVHACIERSQISIVSFYDLSNTANKLNALLRDHGLDIDMEQKRDLAARIISAMEARRDEADPNDFSRMAWLAFHSGREDLARSFVEAGLVLDGHNNHLVGLAQRLDLWG; encoded by the coding sequence ATGAATCACGTTGCAATCGAGCAAGTCCTCGCCCGCGCCGAGCGGGCTAAGTCTGATTCTGATCACGCCTATTTCTTTGCACTTCTTTATGCGGCAGAAGCACTTGCAAAAACAATTGTCATCGGAATTGTTGCGTCGATTGCTGACGACAAGGATCGCAATCGTTATCGGCTTGAACACCAGCTTGTTCGCGCCGACGGCTTAGGGGATTGGGGCAGAATGATAGAGGACGCTTTAACCGGACCCGCATCTCAATACCTCCTGAACGAGGCAAGCGAAGAAAGGAGAGAGTTGACGCAGGCGTGTAAAGCAGGCACATGGCAGTACGATGCGGTCTCTGCGTTCAAGAATGCACTGGATCACCTTGGCATTCAAGCGGAAGACGTCCCCATAAAGTCAGATATGAAACGGTGGTTTCGTTTATTCGCGACTCTTCGAAACAAGACTCGGGGTCACGGTGCGACACAAACGGAACGTGTAACGATTGCTGCTCAGCATATCCGTCAGAGTATCGATCTAGTGTACCAGAATTTTTCTCTGTTTCGGCGTCCTTGGGCTCACCTCTACAGGAACTTAAACGGCAAGTACCGAGTCTCTGGCATCACCGAAGACACCACTGAGTTTGATTTTCTCAAACGCACTCAAGATCAGATTTACCCGAATGGAGTCTATCTCTACATGGGGGCACCACGGCCGATTGTGCTCATGAAGACTGACAGTGAACTTCGAGACTTCTATTTTGCAAACGGCGGTTTGAAAGCGAGAAAGTATGAAATGCTGTCGTACGTCACTGACGACAAAAAGGATGGCGATGGGGCAAAATTCCTGACTCCTCCCGGAGTGCTGCCGCCGAGTGAAACGCAAGGCCATGGTGAGTTGCTACCTCAGGGCAATTGTTTCTCCAACGTGCCAGACCTTGTGAGCGATTATGTTTCTCGTCCGAAACTAGAAGATGAACTCTCCCGGCTACTATTGGATGACAAGCGTCCTATTGTCACGTTGGTGGGGCGCGGCGGAATTGGTAAAACATCGCTCGCAATGGAAGTGATCAAACGCCTGTACGATGAGTCCCGATACGAAGCGATTGTGTGGCTAAGTTCTCGCGATGTTGATCTTCATCTAACCGGCCCCAAACCAGTGCGGCCACTGGTATTCTCACCGGAAGACATGAGCGAATTCTACGCCGAGTTGGTTTTGTCTCAAGAAGAGATAAACGTAAAAGGTTTTAATGCGCGTTCCCACTTCGAACAACAACTACAGCAATGTGATATTGGTCCGTGCCTATTCGTCTTCGACAACTTTGAGACAACCCAAAATCCAATCGAGATGTTCAATTGGATTGATTCTTTTATCCGTCTGCCCAACAAAGTGCTGATCACAACTCGACTTCGTGAATTTAAGGGCGACTATCCGGTCGACGTCTTAGGCATGGAAGATGGTGAAGCCCGGACGCTTATTAGGAACACGGCATCATCGCTCTTGGTAAAGGACCTTATTAACGAGGATTACATCAACAAGCTGGTGGGACATTCTGAAGGCCACCCTTACGTGATCAAGATTCTATTGGGTGAAGTCGCCAAGAACCGTCTCGCAAAGAACATACCACGATTGGTCGCAGGTTCCGACGACATACTGACCGCCCTTTTCGAACGAACGTATGTCGCGTTGTCTCCATGTTCTCAACGAGCGTTTCTTACGCTTTCCGCATGGAATTCTCCGGTTCCCCGACTTGCATTGGAGGCCGTCCTATTCAGATCGACCGAAGAACGCCGAGAGGTGGAACAAGGAATCGAATCGCTCCTCCAGTATTCAATGGCCGAATTGTATGAAGCGCCTGAGGACAAACAGGAGTTCATTAGTATTCCGCTCGTTGCACATGTGTTTGGCAAGAAAAAACTCAACATCAGCCCTTCGAAGGTTGCCATCGAAGCTGACGTCGAAATACTCCAAATGCTTGGGCCGAGCCGACGCGATGATGTTCACGTTGGTCTTGCCCGCCGTCTTGAAATGTTTATCCGTAATGTGTCGAAAAGGATTGAGGCAGGCGCAAGCTACGATTCCTATTCGGCAATCCTGGAGGCGATTTGTCGTAGCTACAACGCAGGCTGGCTTCTCTTGGCTCGTTGGCACATGGAAGAAAGGACCCAGGAAGGCTATGAACTTGCTAAAAAAGAATTGAGGCATTTCTTGGAAAACGGGCCGCCTAACGAAGAAGCAGCGGAAGCATGGCGACTACTCGGTCAAGCTTGCTACCAGACAGGTGATCAACTTGGCGATGTGCATGCGTGCATTGAACGTTCCCAAATTTCAATCGTGTCATTCTACGACTTGTCGAATACTGCCAACAAACTCAACGCATTGTTGCGAGATCATGGGCTCGACATAGATATGGAACAAAAACGTGACCTTGCTGCGAGAATCATCTCGGCTATGGAAGCAAGAAGAGATGAAGCAGACCCGAATGACTTTTCTCGGATGGCCTGGCTGGCGTTTCATTCGGGAAGGGAGGATTTAGCTCGTAGTTTTGTGGAAGCGGGTTTGGTACTTGATGGTCACAATAATCATTTGGTGGGTCTTGCTCAACGACTTGACCTTTGGGGCTAG
- a CDS encoding restriction endonuclease subunit S — MELDHGRKQTDVGVIPEDWSVKAVNEIAQIKTGPFGTLLKASEYSGDEGVPLISVGEIGAGIFKISDRTPLVPNEVVRRLPQYLLKAGDIVFGRKGAVDRSALVTDNEDGWFLGSDGISIRPQSDCHPPYLACQFQSHSVKSWLTQNATGTTMASLNQTILGRVRVPYAPLDEQPLIAEALSDADALLGVLERMITKKRDLKQAAMQQLLTGQTRLPGFKGEWEEKRLGECLLARPNYGINAAAVPFSGNLPSYLRITDITEYGRYCPSPRVSVDSPDSDQFYLEPGDLVLARTGASVGKSYLYNPNDGELVYAGFLIRVRPDPRLLEPAYLAAFVTTRTYWNWVQLNSMRSGQPGINGNEYATLPLILPPTIEEQTAIAEVLSDMDTEIAALEQRRDKTRDLKQGMMQELLTGKTRLI, encoded by the coding sequence ATGGAACTAGACCACGGCCGTAAGCAGACTGACGTTGGCGTCATACCGGAAGACTGGTCGGTGAAAGCGGTCAACGAAATCGCGCAGATCAAGACCGGTCCGTTCGGAACTCTATTGAAAGCAAGTGAGTATTCAGGCGACGAAGGTGTCCCGCTTATTTCGGTCGGAGAAATCGGTGCCGGTATCTTCAAGATTTCCGATAGGACGCCTCTTGTTCCAAACGAAGTCGTTCGACGGTTACCGCAGTATCTCTTGAAAGCTGGGGACATAGTTTTTGGAAGAAAAGGTGCGGTTGACCGATCCGCACTTGTCACTGACAACGAAGACGGTTGGTTTCTTGGCTCGGATGGCATCAGCATCAGGCCGCAAAGCGATTGCCACCCCCCGTATCTTGCCTGCCAGTTTCAAAGTCACAGCGTCAAATCGTGGCTGACACAGAACGCCACCGGAACGACGATGGCGTCACTCAACCAAACGATATTGGGGCGCGTTCGTGTTCCGTATGCGCCTCTGGACGAGCAACCACTAATCGCCGAAGCCTTGAGCGATGCGGATGCGTTGCTGGGGGTGCTGGAGCGGATGATCACCAAGAAGCGTGATCTCAAACAGGCCGCCATGCAACAACTCCTCACCGGCCAAACCCGCCTACCCGGATTCAAGGGCGAATGGGAAGAGAAACGCCTTGGAGAGTGCTTGCTTGCGAGACCAAATTATGGAATCAATGCTGCGGCAGTGCCCTTTTCTGGAAACCTTCCGAGTTACCTGCGTATCACTGACATCACCGAATACGGTCGTTACTGCCCAAGCCCTCGTGTTTCTGTTGATTCTCCTGACTCCGATCAATTCTATCTGGAACCGGGGGACTTAGTGCTTGCGCGTACGGGAGCAAGTGTTGGTAAATCGTACTTATACAATCCGAATGATGGCGAACTTGTATATGCGGGATTCCTAATTCGCGTGCGTCCTGATCCAAGACTACTGGAACCAGCGTATCTAGCGGCGTTTGTGACAACACGAACGTACTGGAACTGGGTTCAATTGAACTCAATGAGAAGTGGTCAACCCGGAATCAACGGCAATGAGTATGCGACTCTACCTCTGATATTGCCGCCGACTATCGAGGAACAAACTGCAATCGCGGAAGTCCTCTCCGACATGGACACGGAAATTGCCGCCCTGGAACAACGCCGCGACAAGACCCGCGACCTCAAACAAGGCATGATGCAGGAACTCCTCACCGGAAAGACGAGGCTGATATGA
- a CDS encoding HsdM family class I SAM-dependent methyltransferase has translation MAIKKSELYSSIWASCDELRGGMDASQYKDYVLFMLFIKYVSDKYGDSDDFAPPVTIPPGASFKDMVALKGKSDIGGKINTQIIQPLIDNNTRLARSDFPDFNDPNKLGEGQAMVDRLTNLVSIFQKPELNFSKNRAENDDILGDAYEYLMRHFASQSGKSKGQFYTPSEVSRIMAKVIGISSKNAVASTTAYDPTCGSGSLLLKVAAEANVHITLEGQEKDVTTAGLARMNMILHDFPTANILAGNTLASPKFKDGERLRTYDYVVANPPFSDKTWSTGLTPANDPYQRFAWGEPPGKQGDYAYLLHIIRSLKKEGKGACILPHGVLFRGNAEATIRKQLVDSGYLKGIIGLPANLFYGTGIPACILVLDKENATARKGIFMIDASKGFIKDGNKNRLREQDIHRIVDTFTRQDESDPRYARMVKTAEISDPKNDYNLNLPRYIDSSEPEDIQDIDGHLRGGIPVCDIDDLDRYWQVIPGVRSSLLKKADRPGYFNLRLPIGEVKQAIFDHEEFTAFIKSTTKLFTRWKKDNAPLLTGFDKEDHPKQLIETIAEDLLARFQKAPLLDAYDIYQHLMDYWAETMQDDCYLIAADGWVAKTHRVIEEVKSGKKKGEKKDKGWACDLIPKPLIVARYFAKEQQAIDALETELASVAAELEELSEEHGGEEGVLKDVSSKSDAEEAYTQAIIPIWNDENKKTCGEYNTLVESADGCAARLKELSDHHYLSALKTSKGKLTLKAVKTRREKLDAGDEAKTLTEYIDTDKQQKADAKQAKVLFADAETSIVARLSEDPLPENYSDLQVVVRYLELLASQSELKSKLKAAVEELDKLAHDKYPQLSVEEIKSIVVDDKWLSTLSASVQGELDRVSQRLTSRIRQLAERYVTPLPELTIELATLSGRVDGHLKKMGAVWN, from the coding sequence ATGGCCATCAAAAAATCGGAACTCTACTCGTCCATTTGGGCGTCCTGTGATGAACTGCGTGGCGGCATGGATGCCAGCCAATACAAGGACTATGTCCTGTTCATGCTGTTCATTAAATATGTCTCCGACAAATACGGAGACTCGGATGACTTCGCGCCGCCGGTCACCATTCCACCAGGAGCCAGTTTCAAGGACATGGTGGCCCTCAAGGGTAAGAGCGACATTGGCGGCAAGATCAACACCCAGATCATTCAACCGCTGATCGACAACAACACACGGCTGGCTCGCAGCGACTTCCCCGACTTCAACGATCCCAACAAGCTCGGCGAAGGCCAGGCGATGGTGGATCGACTGACCAACCTCGTCTCCATCTTCCAGAAGCCAGAACTGAACTTCTCCAAGAACCGAGCCGAGAACGATGACATCCTGGGCGATGCGTATGAGTACCTCATGCGTCACTTCGCTTCCCAGAGCGGCAAGAGCAAGGGACAGTTCTACACACCGTCCGAAGTCAGCCGCATCATGGCAAAAGTCATCGGCATTTCGTCGAAGAATGCGGTCGCCTCGACCACCGCTTACGACCCGACGTGCGGTTCCGGGTCATTGTTGTTGAAGGTTGCTGCTGAGGCCAACGTTCATATCACGCTGGAAGGTCAGGAAAAGGACGTGACCACCGCCGGTCTGGCCCGTATGAATATGATCCTGCACGACTTTCCGACCGCCAACATTCTGGCGGGTAACACTCTGGCAAGTCCAAAGTTCAAAGATGGCGAACGGTTGCGGACTTACGATTACGTCGTTGCCAATCCACCGTTCTCCGACAAAACATGGAGTACCGGGCTCACCCCAGCCAACGATCCTTACCAGCGTTTCGCCTGGGGTGAACCACCCGGCAAACAAGGTGACTATGCCTATCTGCTGCACATCATTCGCTCGCTCAAGAAAGAAGGCAAAGGAGCCTGCATTCTGCCGCATGGTGTTCTGTTTCGTGGCAACGCCGAAGCGACCATTCGCAAGCAGCTGGTCGATTCGGGTTACCTGAAAGGGATCATTGGCTTGCCTGCCAACTTGTTCTATGGCACCGGTATCCCCGCCTGCATTCTGGTGCTGGATAAAGAGAACGCCACCGCCCGTAAGGGCATCTTTATGATCGACGCCTCCAAGGGCTTCATCAAAGACGGCAACAAGAATCGGCTGCGTGAGCAGGACATCCACCGCATTGTCGACACCTTCACGCGACAGGACGAAAGCGATCCCCGTTACGCCCGGATGGTCAAGACTGCGGAAATCAGCGACCCCAAGAACGATTACAACCTGAACCTGCCGCGTTATATCGACAGCAGTGAACCAGAAGATATTCAGGACATCGACGGTCACCTGCGTGGTGGCATCCCCGTTTGCGACATCGACGATCTGGATCGTTATTGGCAGGTCATCCCCGGCGTACGATCGAGTCTGCTCAAGAAGGCGGACCGGCCCGGTTACTTCAACTTGCGGTTGCCCATCGGTGAAGTCAAACAGGCGATCTTTGACCACGAGGAATTCACGGCGTTCATTAAGTCGACCACGAAGCTGTTTACCAGGTGGAAGAAAGACAACGCGCCGTTGCTGACGGGATTCGACAAAGAGGATCATCCCAAACAGCTGATCGAAACCATTGCCGAAGACCTGCTGGCCAGATTTCAGAAAGCCCCGTTGCTGGATGCTTATGACATCTACCAGCATCTGATGGACTACTGGGCCGAGACGATGCAGGACGATTGTTATCTGATTGCCGCCGATGGCTGGGTGGCCAAAACTCACCGCGTCATCGAAGAAGTGAAGAGCGGCAAGAAGAAGGGGGAAAAGAAAGACAAGGGCTGGGCCTGCGATCTGATTCCCAAGCCGTTGATTGTCGCTCGCTACTTTGCCAAAGAGCAACAGGCCATTGATGCTCTGGAAACAGAACTCGCTTCCGTCGCCGCCGAGCTGGAAGAACTGTCCGAAGAACATGGTGGCGAAGAAGGTGTCTTGAAAGACGTTTCCTCAAAGTCGGACGCGGAAGAAGCCTACACGCAGGCGATCATTCCGATCTGGAACGATGAGAACAAGAAAACGTGTGGCGAGTACAACACACTCGTCGAATCGGCGGATGGCTGTGCCGCTCGGCTCAAGGAACTCAGCGACCATCATTATCTGTCGGCACTCAAAACGTCTAAAGGCAAGTTGACGTTGAAGGCGGTCAAGACGCGGCGGGAGAAACTGGATGCAGGCGACGAAGCCAAAACGCTGACCGAATACATCGACACGGACAAGCAGCAGAAAGCTGATGCGAAGCAGGCGAAGGTGTTGTTTGCCGACGCTGAAACCTCGATCGTCGCTCGACTTTCCGAAGACCCGCTACCCGAAAACTACTCCGATCTGCAAGTTGTGGTGCGTTATCTGGAACTGCTGGCCAGCCAGTCCGAATTGAAGTCAAAACTCAAAGCCGCTGTCGAAGAACTCGACAAACTGGCTCACGACAAATATCCGCAGCTCAGTGTTGAGGAGATCAAGTCGATTGTCGTGGACGACAAATGGTTGTCCACGCTCTCCGCTTCCGTGCAGGGTGAACTCGACCGCGTGTCGCAGAGGCTGACCAGCCGGATTCGTCAGCTCGCCGAGCGGTACGTTACTCCGCTGCCTGAACTGACCATCGAACTGGCAACGCTCTCCGGGCGTGTCGACGGGCATCTGAAGAAAATGGGTGCGGTATGGAACTAG
- a CDS encoding ATP-binding protein, with amino-acid sequence MELREVEPTPDKSLIDELGRKKSSFESTKLRIFTDKEKNEYVANREELERKKQTKVIWENWSSMTGRFVEASFETFVYHGEEEDQNEQHRIINELLNLDLLAEVKSGKNILFIGPPGTGKDHLLFCLLRTIWEQLRGTKSVKYMNGADFRYQARKSRCNSEISEEQFIKKFRGKKIFCLSDPAPTGGEPLSASQADVLYHALEHRVFEGLPTWMTINLPPGETLLSEATRIFTAPVWERIKHRSITVLCNWQSYRKPARIL; translated from the coding sequence ATGGAACTCAGGGAAGTAGAACCAACGCCGGACAAATCTTTGATCGACGAACTCGGTCGGAAAAAATCGTCATTTGAGAGTACGAAGCTTCGTATTTTTACCGATAAAGAAAAAAATGAATACGTGGCAAACCGTGAAGAACTAGAGCGGAAAAAACAAACAAAAGTAATTTGGGAAAACTGGAGTTCAATGACCGGAAGATTCGTTGAGGCAAGTTTCGAAACGTTCGTCTACCACGGAGAAGAAGAGGACCAAAACGAGCAGCATCGCATAATCAATGAACTCTTAAATCTGGATCTATTGGCAGAGGTGAAAAGCGGGAAGAACATCCTATTCATCGGTCCACCTGGAACAGGCAAAGATCATTTATTGTTCTGTCTGCTCAGAACCATCTGGGAACAACTTCGTGGAACCAAGAGTGTGAAGTACATGAACGGTGCTGATTTTCGTTACCAGGCTAGGAAATCAAGGTGTAACTCCGAGATCAGTGAAGAGCAATTCATTAAAAAATTCCGAGGTAAAAAGATTTTCTGCTTGTCTGATCCGGCACCAACAGGTGGTGAACCTTTATCTGCGTCACAAGCCGACGTGTTGTATCACGCCCTCGAACACCGTGTATTCGAAGGCTTGCCAACTTGGATGACGATCAATCTTCCCCCTGGAGAGACGCTTTTGAGCGAAGCAACTAGAATCTTCACCGCACCAGTCTGGGAGAGGATTAAACACAGATCAATCACTGTTCTGTGCAATTGGCAGTCCTATCGAAAACCTGCTCGCATTCTTTAG
- a CDS encoding DUF1580 domain-containing protein has product MHLQNNMLEGQLQTVQTIAKQRLGKRLAPSTAWRWIKRGVAGGRIRLQALQCGGRWYTTIEAFDQFLSDQTAAAFKEEQKSDSPSQCDDDSLRANGIL; this is encoded by the coding sequence ATGCATCTTCAGAACAACATGCTTGAAGGTCAATTACAGACCGTGCAGACAATCGCCAAGCAACGTCTAGGAAAGCGATTAGCCCCGAGTACCGCATGGCGTTGGATTAAGCGTGGAGTTGCTGGCGGTCGAATTCGCCTTCAAGCGCTCCAATGCGGCGGACGCTGGTACACGACAATAGAGGCCTTCGATCAATTTCTTTCCGATCAAACCGCCGCTGCTTTTAAGGAAGAGCAGAAAAGCGATTCGCCATCGCAATGTGATGACGATTCGCTCCGTGCAAACGGCATTCTTTGA
- a CDS encoding tyrosine-type recombinase/integrase, whose protein sequence is MAKKRVPKYAHHKPSGQARVRIDGKDIYLGVYGSQESHQRYSELLGEWSRSNSEPIKDVKVRELTHLYIEHCKIYYRKNGEVTGEVANIKSAVRYLNQKFRNLLSKEIDTLKLEAVREHMIEADLARKTINCHISRIKSMFKWAANKKFIDKMVFLELTTLEGLKEGRSMARETDAVIPVPESYIAAVKEYVTSPIWTMIQLQMYTGMRPGEVLQMRACDLVMSGDVWEYHPQSHKTQHKKKLRIVHLGKHAQELIKPYLTTDLQAYLFSPLKGRAEYTSKNYRDDAKAFVRNDRRRYSSQGYYIAIKRACESAEVPHWSPNRLRHNFATNVRREHGIEAARVLLGHSSAVTSEIYAEVDIESARAVIAKIG, encoded by the coding sequence ATGGCAAAGAAACGAGTTCCAAAATACGCTCATCATAAGCCCTCCGGACAAGCTCGTGTCAGGATCGATGGCAAGGATATTTACCTTGGCGTCTATGGCTCTCAGGAGTCTCACCAACGTTACTCTGAGTTGCTCGGTGAATGGAGCCGGTCGAACAGCGAGCCAATCAAGGATGTGAAGGTCCGGGAACTGACACATCTCTACATCGAACACTGCAAAATTTACTATCGAAAGAATGGTGAAGTGACTGGCGAGGTTGCCAATATCAAGTCAGCTGTTCGGTACTTGAACCAGAAGTTCAGGAATCTGCTGTCGAAGGAGATTGACACGTTGAAGCTGGAAGCCGTTCGAGAGCACATGATCGAAGCTGATCTTGCTCGGAAAACTATCAACTGCCACATCTCCAGAATTAAGTCGATGTTCAAGTGGGCTGCGAACAAGAAGTTCATCGACAAGATGGTCTTTCTCGAACTCACGACGTTGGAAGGACTCAAAGAAGGCCGGTCAATGGCTCGCGAAACAGATGCAGTCATACCAGTTCCAGAGTCCTATATTGCCGCAGTTAAGGAATACGTCACTTCTCCAATCTGGACCATGATCCAACTACAAATGTATACCGGAATGCGTCCGGGAGAAGTACTACAAATGCGAGCGTGTGATCTCGTCATGAGCGGTGATGTCTGGGAGTACCATCCGCAAAGCCACAAGACTCAACACAAGAAGAAGTTACGTATCGTCCATCTCGGCAAACACGCACAGGAACTGATCAAGCCGTACCTCACGACCGATTTGCAAGCCTACTTATTCAGTCCGCTGAAAGGACGAGCCGAGTACACTTCTAAAAACTACCGTGACGATGCCAAAGCGTTCGTGAGAAATGATCGACGACGATACTCATCGCAAGGATATTACATCGCAATCAAGAGAGCCTGTGAAAGTGCTGAGGTCCCTCACTGGTCCCCAAACCGACTGCGTCACAACTTCGCTACGAATGTCCGACGAGAGCATGGAATTGAAGCTGCAAGAGTCTTACTTGGTCATTCATCCGCAGTGACGAGCGAAATCTACGCAGAAGTTGATATCGAGTCTGCGCGAGCCGTCATTGCGAAAATAGGCTAG